DNA sequence from the Nitrososphaerales archaeon genome:
TCAATATTCAATCTTTGATAATTTACTTCTTCATTCAACCGCTCTATGGCAACTTCTGCCAGTATCAAACCATCGACAACACCCTCTCTCATCTTTTTTAACCTACTCTCCACATTCCCCCTTATAGGAAAGACTTCCAGATCTTTTCTAACGAATTTGACAAAAGCCTCCCTTCTGAGGCTACTGGTTCCGATGCGGCTTTTATCGGGCAGATCCTCGATATTTTTAGCGATATTCGATACAAATACATCGTAGGGGCTTCGGCGTGGCGGTACGGCCGCTATTACGATATCATCGAAGGTCTTTGTTGGATAATCCTTCATACTATGAACTGCAAAATCTATATCATGTTTGAGAAGGGCTAGGTCTATCTCCCTTTCAAATATTCCCTTTTGCGGAATTTTGTACAACGGTGTCTCTAAATCAAGATCCCCCTTAGTTTTGATTATCTTAACATCGAATTCTATATCTGGGAAATTCTCCATGAGTCTATCCAATACCTCTTTCGTTTGAATCAACGATAATTTACTACCCCGAGTACCTACTACCAGTTTCATCTTTTCAATGCCGATAAAGATTCTTTAATCGCACCTATCGTCTTCTCTA
Encoded proteins:
- the hemC gene encoding hydroxymethylbilane synthase → MKLVVGTRGSKLSLIQTKEVLDRLMENFPDIEFDVKIIKTKGDLDLETPLYKIPQKGIFEREIDLALLKHDIDFAVHSMKDYPTKTFDDIVIAAVPPRRSPYDVFVSNIAKNIEDLPDKSRIGTSSLRREAFVKFVRKDLEVFPIRGNVESRLKKMREGVVDGLILAEVAIERLNEEVNYQRLNIEDFTPAAGQGALAVVARKQDDEILKILRSIDDEKSRFEVLMEREIISMLDVGCKTPLGVYVNLNLDRVNVIVSTVSIDYQRKVLINESVSGHDISQVTSYVVKVFREKGGERVLKEWRLNKLSERR